Proteins encoded within one genomic window of Fragaria vesca subsp. vesca linkage group LG1, FraVesHawaii_1.0, whole genome shotgun sequence:
- the LOC101311518 gene encoding GDSL esterase/lipase At5g55050-like produces the protein MANNNGWIFLFSVWLFVYNLAMLDFHATSAQENITVPAIYIFGDSTVDVGTNSYLPKCKARADMPHNGIDYPGSKATGRFSNGHNVADFLAQFLGYKESPPPFLSLLNKKKQIPKRRIPTKGVNFASGGSGLLDDTGKLLWGDVVSFGKQVQQFRTVRNNISESWGAGGLANISKSIFIISVGSNDMFELFAANKYNLTKKTEKDFLSRLISSYETHLRDLFKLGARKFGIIGVPAIGCCPVQRKLSETGGCLEAMNAYSHLFFTSLQVLLKELSSECKGMLYSLGDTYTMTNVIMETPLPLGLVEVAKACCGKGKLNAELRCEQDSNLCENRHGYLFWDQYHSSQAASGMLAMYLFGGAPFMVSPMSFSQLAVA, from the exons ATGGCCAATAACAACGGGTGGATTTTTTTGTTTTCTGTTTGGCTCTTTGTGTACAATCTGGCCATGCTAGATTTCCATGCAACCTCTGCACAGGAAAATATTACTGTGCCTGCAATTTACATATTTGGAGATTCTACAGTAGATGTTGGAACCAATAGTTACTTGCCTAAATGTAAAGCCAGGGCAGATATGCCTCACAATGGGATTGATTATCCAGGCTCTAAAGCAACAGGAAGATTTAGCAACGGTCACAACGTCGCAGATTTCCTCG CACAGTTCCTGGGTTACAAGGAGAGCCCGCCACCTTTTCTCTCTCTTTTAAACAAGAAGAAGCAGATTCCTAAGAGGAGGATTCCAACAAAGGGAGTTAACTTTGCATCAGGTGGATCAGGACTTCTGGATGATACTGGTAAACTACTATGG GGAGATGTTGTTTCCTTTGGGAAACAAGTGCAGCAATTCCGAACTGTACGTAACAATATATCGGAATCATGGGGTGCTGGTGGATTGGCTAACATTTCAAAGTCCATATTCATTATCAGCGTCGGAAGCAACGACATGTTTGAATTGTTCGCTGCCAATAAGTATAACCTAACGAAGAAAACCGAAAAAGACTTCTTGAGCAGACTCATCTCCTCTTACGAAACTCATCTAAGG GACCTGTTCAAGCTCGGAGCAAGGAAGTTTGGGATCATCGGCGTCCCGGCGATTGGGTGCTGCCCCGTCCAGAGAAAACTCAGTGAAACAGGTGGGTGTTTGGAGGCCATGAATGCTTATTCTCACTTGTTCTTCACGTCACTCCAAGTCCTCTTGAAGGAGTTAAGCTCAGAATGCAAAGGGATGCTATACTCACTTGGAGATACTTATACAATGACCAACGTTATTATGGAGACACCTCTCCCATTGG GGTTGGTGGAGGTGGCAAAAGCTTGTTGTGGTAAAGGGAAGTTGAATGCAGAGTTACGATGTGAACAAGATTCAAATTTGTGTGAAAATCGCCATGGCTACTTGTTCTGGGATCAATACCATTCATCACAGGCTGCGTCTGGAATGTTAGCCATGTATCTGTTTGGTGGTGCTCCATTTATGGTGTCACCCATGAGTTTCAGTCAATTGGCCGTTGCATAA
- the LOC101311225 gene encoding IST1-like protein-like: MVLARIKVVRNDRLTKDKQMRDDIKRRLQEGHEVAARILVEHLTRIQNSLAAYKLIEIFCQLVVERLLIIKKQRQCLPDLKEGVASLIFAAPRYYEIPELMTVKKFFEKKYGKDFVSAANDLRPNCGVSRKMIENLSIKAPSGEAKLKLMKEIAKECSVELDATKYEKELFEPREELIEGPTTFVSGATLPLQCVQSNKVMKTSCEERGNMHYQDAPSAAEAATIFASEAMSAAQAAAILANQASSQSPHCVDSTMSETPNVDDDEGLVVDEEETPFSDEMFARFRELKLRR, from the exons ATGGTACTGGCTAGAATTAAGGTTGTCCGGAACGACAGACTGACAAAGGATAAACAGATGAGGGATGACATCAAGCGACGCCTGCAGGAAGGTCACGAAGTCGCTGCTCGTATCCTG GTTGAACATTTGACAAGAATCCAGAATTCATTGGCTGCCTATAAACTCATTGAAATCTTCTGCCAATTGGTCGTGGAGAGACTCTTAATCATCAAAAAGCAAAG GCAATGTCTGCCTGATTTGAAAGAAGGGGTTGCTAGTTTGATCTTTGCAGCCCCAAGGTACTATGAGATTCCGGAACTAATGACAGTCAAGAAATTTTTTGAGAAGAAATATGGAAAAGATTTTGTATCTGCAGCTAATGATCTAAGACCCAACTGTGGAGTGAGTAGGAAG ATGATTGAGAATCTCTCTATCAAAGCCCCTAGTGGTGAAGCGAAGTTGAAACTCATGAAGGAAATAGCCAAGGAGTGTAGCGTTGAATTGGATGCAACAAAATATGAAAAGGAGCTTTTCGAACCTAGAGAAGAGCTTATA GAAGGACCAACAACTTTTGTTAGTGGTGCTACATTACCTCTGCAATGTGTTCAGTCGAATAAGGTTATGAAAACAAGTTGTGAAGAAAGGGGAAACATGCATTATCAAGACGCACCATCAGCCGCAGAAGCGGCTACCATATTCGCTAGTGAGGCCATGTCTGCTGCACAAGCTGCTGCAATTCTTGCCAATCAGGCATCATCGCAATCACCTCATTGTGTCGATAGTACTATGTCCGAGACTCCAAATGTCGATGATGATGAAGGATTAGTTGTTGATGAGGAAGAAACGCCTTTTAGTGATGAAATGTTCGCACGCTTCCGTGAGCTGAAGTTGCGCAGATGA
- the LOC101306852 gene encoding probable S-acyltransferase At3g51390-like: protein MTIFNVCRSLRDSLCGTFDRCCRFLPCLSDPARRSALGLKAALVMLHLIYAGVLFLFDGGLIEKTKREPWYTGTYLALFVITLVQYFVTSGSSPGYVLDAMRKVNEANSIFRRTATVSKQPASSKGSVVVTVEGSQLGRPLLKDNGTPWSKLVLDLYPPGTSIRSLTCSYCNVEQPPRSKHCHDCDRCVLQFDHHCVWLGTCIGVGNHCKFWWYICEETALCLWTGIQYITYLKSNIASAWWKDAIMIVLLVTLSISLFFLLLLLLFHSYLILTNQSTYELVRRRRISYLRGIPDRVYPFSKGACRNLYEFCCLRSSKYRMESLPTALELEEKARPYTCTDVVTCRCC, encoded by the exons ATGACGATCTTTAACGTTTGCCGCAGTCTCCGAGACTCGTTATGCGGAACATTCGACCGGTGCTGCCGGTTTCTCCCTTGCCTCTCCGATCCCG CTCGGAGGTCTGCTTTGGGTTTAAAGGCTGCATTGGTGATGCTGCATCTGATATATGCTGGTGTTCTGTTTCTGTTTGATGGAGGTTTGATAGAGAAAACTAAAAGAGAACCATG GTATACAGGAACATATTTGGCTCTTTTTGTCATTACATTGGTTCAATACTTCGTTACTTCTGGTTCTTCTCCTGG CTATGTCCTTGATGCAATGAGGAAAGTGAACGAGGCAAATTCAATATTCAGAAGGACAGCAACAGTATCAAA ACAGCCTGCTTCAAGCAAAGGAAGCGTGGTTGTGACAGTGGAAGGCAGTCAGTTGGGAAGACCACTTCTTAAAGATAATGGAACACCTTGGAGCAAACTTGTATTGGACTTGTATCCTCCCGGAACATCTATTAG AAGTTTGACTTGCTCCTACTGTAATGTTGAGCAG CCTCCGAGATCAAAGCATTGTCATGATTGTGACAGATGTGTTCTTCAGTTTGATCACCATTGTGTGTGGCTTGGAACATGCATTGGTGTGGGTAATCATTGTAAATTTTG GTGGTACATTTGTGAAGAGACTGCATTGTGCCTCTGGACTGGCATCCAATATATCACATACCTGAAGAGTAATATAGCAAGCGCTTG GTGGAAGGATGCAATCATGATTGTGCTGTTGGTTACCTTATCGATTTCGCTTTTCTTTCTCCTTCTCTTGCTACTTTTTCACAG CTATCTTATTCTGACCAATCAAAGTACCTATGAGCTTGTAAGACGTAGACGGATCTCATATTTAAG GGGAATTCCTGATAGAGTATATCCTTTTAGTAAAGGAGCATGCAGAAATTTATACGAGTTTTGCTGTCTTCGGAGCAGTAAATACAGAATGGAATCATTACCAACAGCTCTGGAACTTGAAGAAAAAGCAAGACCTTATACATGTACGGATGTCGTAACATGTCGATGTTGCTGA
- the LOC101306266 gene encoding 40S ribosomal protein S30-like, with product MGKVHGSLARAGKVRGQTPKVAKQDKKKKPRGRAHKRMQYNRRFVTAVVGFGKKRGPNSSEK from the exons ATGG GAAAGGTTCATGGATCTTTGGCTCGTGCTGGTAAGGTGAGAGGCCAAACCCCAAAGGTGGCCAAGCAGGACAAGAAGAAGAAGCCCCGTGGACGCGCCCACAAGCGCATGCAATACAATCGCCGTTTCGTCACCGCTG TGGTTGGCTTTGGCAAGAAGAGAGGACCCAACTCATCTGAGAAGTAG
- the LOC101305976 gene encoding uncharacterized protein LOC101305976: MTVATAASAQTKKIMKLGLSLFRRGFNSSKCKTAAKMAVARIKLLRNKRQVVVKQMRRDIASLLQKGEDATARIRVEHVIREQNVLSANEFIELFCELIVSRLQIIAKQRECPADLKEGIASLIFATPRCSEIPELVALRNVFEKKYGRDFVAAATDLRPDCGVNRILIDKLSVRTPTGEVKLKIMKEIAKEYQVDWDTAECEQELLKPPEETIDGPRNFVSATSLPLTTQSFESNKSETRLSSSSLRRTSAGGERETSSMRRMSGGGERETSSFHRTSGGGDRETSSFQRTSSGGERGYLQFADSASAAAAAAKSASDAMAAAQVAAFLANKDSNRASANEFKTLSGNSTGQQEQDSPAVDSYDMDHQYEAERKTHWTESLDRPNSSNNNVSHGGEANNFLYRRYSYNAPSENSGIKFDESDTDEEIEMEAPPSGNYHAPKRTPPSVPSATVRQESLHRVHPKLPDYDTLAARFDALKHHRK; encoded by the exons ATGACTGTCGCCACCGCAGCCTCAGCCCAAACCAAGAAGATCATGAAGCTCGGCCTCTCTCTTTTTCGGCGGGGCTTCAACTCCTCCAAATG CAAAACGGCGGCGAAGATGGCGGTGGCGAGAATAAAGCTGCTGAGGAACAAGAGGCAGGTGGTGGTGAAGCAGATGAGGCGTGACATTGCTTCTCTGCTTCAGAAAGGTGAAGACGCCACTGCTCGTATCCGG GTTGAACATGTGATTAGAGAACAGAATGTTTTGTCTGCCAATGAGTTCATTGAGCTGTTCTGTGAGTTGATCGTGTCTAGACTTCAAATCATTGCAAAGCAAAG GGAGTGTCCGGCTGACCTCAAAGAAGGAATTGCTAGCTTAATCTTTGCAACACCAAGGTGCTCTGAGATTCCAGAACTGGTGGCACTAAGGAATGTCTTTGAGAAGAAATATGGAAGAGATTTTGTAGCTGCTGCTACTGATTTGCGACCTGACTGTGGTGTGAATCGCATT CTCATTGACAAGCTCTCTGTTAGAACCCCTACGGGTGAAGTGAAGTTGAAAATAATGAAGGAAATAGCAAAGGAATACCAGGTTGATTGGGATACAGCAGAATGTGAACAAGAACTACTCAAACCTCCAGAAGAGACTATA GATGGACCTCGCAATTTTGTTAGTGCTACCAGCTTGCCTCTGACAACTCAATCTTTTGAGTCTAATAAGTCAGAAACCAG GCTTTCTTCCAGTTCGTTGCGCAGAACAAGTGCTGGTGGAGAGAGGGAAACCAG TTCTATGCGTAGAATGAGTGGAGGGGGAGAAAGGGAAACTAG TTCCTTTCACAGAACAAGTGGTGGTGGAGATAGAGAAACCAG CTCTTTTCAAAGAACAAGTAGTGGTGGAGAAAGGGGATATTTGCAATTTGCAGACTCGGCATCAGCTGCTGCAGCAGCTGCAAAATCTGCCAGCGATGCAATGGCTGCTGCACAAGTGGCTGCATTTTTGGCCAACAAAGACTCCAATCGGGCATCTGCTAATGAGTTTAAAACCCTTTCGGGCAATTCCACTGGCCAACAAGAACAAGATAGTCCAGCTGTTGACTCTTATGATATGGATCATCAATATGAAGCTGAGAGAAAAACACACTGGACTGAGAGTTTGGACAGGCCAAATTCTTCAAACAATAATGTTAGCCATGGAGGAGAGGCAAATAATTTTCTCTATAGAAGATACAGCTACAACGCACCATCAGAAAATTCAGGTATCAAGTTTGATGAATCAGACACTGATGAAGAGATTGAAATGGAGGCACCTCCAAGTGGCAATTATCACGCTCCCAAGCGTACTCCACCATCAGTACCTTCGGCAACTGTTAGGCAGGAGTCACTCCATCGTGTTCATCCCAAATTGCCCGACTACGATACACTTGCTGCTCGCTTTGATGCCCTTAAGCATCATCGCAAATAA
- the LOC101310938 gene encoding uncharacterized protein LOC101310938, with protein sequence MASFSPKPTKRYNVRSISMPTRSHPTTVRIEEQLNKLKSWEATSTSSSSSSSICSKAGSLCKGLSGLKDLYTCIEELLQLPLTQKALALHQNEKWVEELLDGSVKYLDVCGNTRDAILTMKESVRELESALRRRLVGDSNLEDSVNAYVSFRKKMKKEVVKVLAAMKQMDQKHEAFPLDLDNHLAAVVRVLREASLITSSILQSLLVFLSTPVLKARASRWSLVSILVQKGVLACENSGHKNMNEMESVDIAISNLFVDNASEDVEAEKIESAQRKLEILDESIEGLEDGLDGLFRLLIHTRVSFLNILSH encoded by the coding sequence ATGGCTTCTTTCTCTCCAAAACCCACAAAGCGCTACAATGTCAGATCCATTAGTATGCCCACCAGATCACATCCCACCACAGTCAGAATTGAAGAACAGCTCAACAAGCTCAAGTCTTGGGAGGCAACTTCAACATCTTCATCTTCATCTTCATCAATTTGTTCAAAGGCGGGTTCACTATGCAAAGGACTAAGCGGCCTCAAAGATTTGTACACTTGCATTGAGGAGCTTCTTCAGCTACCATTGACACAAAAGGCTCTAGCTTTGCACCAGAACGAGAAATGGGTGGAAGAATTGCTTGATGGTTCTGTCAAGTACTTGGATGTATGTGGCAACACAAGGGATGCCATTTTGACAATGAAGGAAAGCGTTCGAGAACTTGAATCTGCGCTTCGAAGAAGACTGGTTGGAGATTCAAACCTGGAAGACAGTGTCAATGCATATGTAAGCTTCAGAAAAAAGATGAAGAAGGAAGTTGTGAAGGTTTTGGCAGCAATGAAGCAAATGGATCAGAAACATGAGGCCTTTCCTTTGGATCTAGATAACCATCTCGCCGCGGTGGTGAGGGTGCTTAGAGAGGCAAGTTTGATCACCAGCTCAATTTTGCAGTCACTACTTGTCTTCCTTTCCACACCAGTTTTGAAGGCAAGGGCCAGCAGATGGTCTTTGGTTTCAATATTGGTGCAAAAAGGAGTACTGGCGTGTGAGAATTCCGGACACAAAAACATGAATGAGATGGAAAGTGTGGATATTGCAATTAGCAATCTGTTTGTGGATAATGCAAGTGAAGATGTTGAAGCTGAGAAGATTGAATCTGCACAAAGAAAGTTGGAGATTTTGGATGAAAGCATAGAAGGCCTTGAAGATGGGTTGGACGGCTTGTTTAGGCTCTTGATTCACACTAGAGTTTCTTTCCTAAACATACTTTCTCATTAG
- the LOC101306557 gene encoding lysine histidine transporter-like 8-like yields MSKEANEISSAPITPRPVAPVAPEQQQPPVSCPPSQYNSPSLSRSPLLEAAVPAANHHGGTEDVEGAGAIVPSKTPKGARTPLGIRTPRMSLTPRFLTPLGSPVRKALKATRLDPEDAWLPITESRNGNKYYAAFHTLCSGIGIQALVLPVAFTILGWTWGIICLTVTFIWQLYTLYLLIHLHENIETGVRYSRYMQLFGFTFGERTANLLGLFPIMYLSGGNCVALIVIGGSTSKLFFQIVCGATCTAKPLTTVEWFLVFTCCAVMLSLLPNLNSIAGVSLIGAMTAVAYCTMMWVVSVTEGRLPGVSYDPVRRGSEVARVFDVLNSLGIIAFAFRGHNLILEIQATMPSSEKHPSHVPMWRGVKVSYTLIACCLFPIAIGGYWAYGHLIPANGGMLAAIYEFHSKDVSQFILGLMSLFVVVNAMSSFQIYGMPMFDHMESKYTSRKKQPLPWWLRCISRAMFGFGCFFIAVAIPFLGSVAGLIGGIALPVTLVYPCWMWLKIKKPKKYGVSWWVNWVLGVLGMGLTGLLIAAGLYVVIDTGIKVSFFKP; encoded by the exons ATGAGTAAAGAAGCAAATGAAATCAGTTCGGCTCCTATAACACCTCGTCCGGTGGCTCCGGTGGCGCCTGAACAGCAGCAGCCTCCAGTGTCTTGTCCTCCTTCTCAGTACAACTCTCCTTCTCTCTCCCGGTCACCTCTGCTCGAAGCAGCCGTGCCGGCTGCCAACCACCACGGAGGAACTGAAGATGTCGAAGGCGCCGGTGCAATAGTTCCGAGCAAGACTCCTAAGGGAGCGAGAACCCCATTGGGGATAAGAACCCCAAGGATGTCTTTGACTCCGAGGTTCCTCACTCCCTTGGGTAGCCCCGTAAGGAAAGCTCTCAAGGCCACAAGGCTTGACCCTGAAGATGCTTGGCTACCCATCACCGAGTCCAGAAATGGCAACAAGTACTACGCTGCTTTTCACACTCTTTGCTCCGGTATTGGTATCCAAGCTTTGGTGCTTCCGGTCGCCTTCACTATCCTCGGATG GACATGGGGAATCATCTGTTTGACTGTAACATTCATATGGCAACTCTATACGCTCTATCTTCTTATTCATCTCCATGAAAACATCGAAACCGGAGTCCGGTACAGCAGGTACATGCAACTCTTCGGTTTCACGTTCGGTGAACGAACCGCAAATCTGCTAGGGCTATTCCCCATCATGTACCTCTCGGGAGGTAACTGTGTGGCCTTAATCGTCATTGGTGGATCGACCTCGAAGCTCTTCTTCCAGATCGTCTGCGGGGCTACCTGTACTGCCAAGCCATTGACGACCGTCGAATGGTTCTTGGTCTTTACGTGTTGCGCTGTGATGCTTTCATTGTTGCCTAACTTGAACTCCATTGCTGGGGTTTCGTTGATCGGTGCAATGACTGCTGTTGCTTACTGTACCATGATGTGGGTGGTCTCTGTAACTGAGGGTAGGCTTCCTGGTGTGTCGTATGATCCTGTTAGAAGAGGATCCGAAGTTGCAAGAGTGTTTGATGTGTTGAATTCCCTTGGGATCATCGCTTTCGCATTCAGAGGCCACAATCTTATCCTCGAGATTCAG GCCACCATGCCTTCTAGTGAGAAACATCCATCACATGTACCAATGTGGAGAGGTGTCAAGGTGTCTTACACACTCATTGCTTGCTGCTTATTCCCCATTGCCATTGGTGGCTACTGGGCCTATGGTCACTTG ATTCCGGCAAACGGAGGAATGCTTGCTGCCATTTACGAATTCCACTCAAAAGATGTGTCACAGTTCATTTTGGGACTAATGAGCTTGTTCGTGGTGGTAAACGCCATGAGCTCATTCCAAATCTATGGTATGCCCATGTTTGACCACATGGAGTCTAAATACACTAGCCGAAAGAAGCAGCCATTGCCGTGGTGGCTTAGGTGCATTTCGAGAGCCATGTTCGGATTCGGGTGTTTCTTCATTGCCGTGGCCATCCCATTTTTGGGAAGTGTTGCTGGTCTGATCGGAGGAATTGCATTGCCGGTGACATTGGTGTACCCATGCTGGATGTGGCTCAAGATCAAGAAGCCTAAGAAGTACGGCGTAAGCTGGTGGGTTAACTGGGTTCTTGGTGTGTTGGGAATGGGTCTCACAGGGCTTCTGATTGCAGCTGGACTCTACGTTGTTATCGACACTGGTATTAAAGTCAGCTTCTTCAAGCCATAA
- the LOC101311804 gene encoding GDSL esterase/lipase At4g28780-like, with amino-acid sequence MNVDAQLFYSALRGLLQKLSSECKGLKYALADAYKLTRLIIDHPERPVFKEMKRACCGNGTLNADEPCKKDSVVCGDRNTYLFWDQYHPTQQASYLAAYSLYHGSPPYVEPMSFGNLALLP; translated from the exons ATGAATGTGGATGCTCAGTTGTTCTATTCTGCACTCCGAGGCCTCTTGCAAAAGTTGAGTTCTGAGTGCAAAGGGTTGAAGTATGCACTTGCGGATGCATACAAACTGACCAGACTTATTATTGACCACCCCGAGAGACCTG TTTTTAAAGAGATGAAAAGAGCTTGCTGTGGAAACGGAACGTTAAACGCAGACGAGCCGTGTAAAAAGGATTCAGTTGTGTGTGGAGATCGCAACACCTACTTGTTTTGGGACCAATACCATCCAACCCAGCAGGCTTCTTATCTCGCAGCCTATAGTCTTTACCATGGCTCCCCACCTTACGTGGAGCCGATGAGTTTTGGAAACTTGGCCCTTCTGCCGTGA